The following are from one region of the Paraglaciecola sp. L1A13 genome:
- a CDS encoding protein YgfX, which yields MSKYRIEIKPSRLQTKLFCVVYGFMVASVFVWQPNVLTYQKLWQGITVFLITIYFLRRWRDRESRDIIVQVSYLGEWNYLDQRLDANWWIGEQSKMLGGLLLIQLIPFLQRHQQKADLSAHWCWVFRDRVSEQDYRRLCRCILASQQRQEKLETHAKL from the coding sequence GTGTCAAAGTATAGAATTGAAATAAAACCTTCGCGATTACAGACCAAATTGTTCTGCGTCGTATATGGCTTCATGGTTGCCAGCGTTTTTGTGTGGCAGCCAAACGTTTTAACCTATCAAAAACTCTGGCAAGGTATTACGGTCTTCTTAATCACGATTTACTTTCTCAGACGATGGCGAGACCGAGAAAGTAGAGATATTATTGTGCAGGTTAGTTATTTAGGTGAATGGAATTATCTTGATCAGAGACTCGACGCTAATTGGTGGATCGGTGAACAATCCAAAATGCTAGGTGGCTTGTTATTGATCCAGCTTATCCCTTTTTTACAGCGCCATCAGCAAAAAGCTGACTTATCGGCGCATTGGTGCTGGGTATTTCGAGATCGAGTGAGCGAACAAGATTATCGTCGTTTATGCCGTTGTATTTTGGCGAGTCAGCAACGACAAGAAAAATTAGAAACGCATGCTAAATTATAA
- a CDS encoding succinate dehydrogenase assembly factor 2: MFTKQRYARLKWACRRGMLELDVIFMPFVDEGFNDLSEADKVIFESLLTSDDPDLYAWLMGHQPCHNADYKRLIDHILSRVKV; this comes from the coding sequence ATGTTTACCAAACAAAGATATGCGCGCTTGAAATGGGCTTGTCGGCGCGGAATGTTAGAATTAGATGTTATCTTTATGCCGTTCGTTGACGAAGGCTTTAATGACTTATCTGAAGCAGATAAAGTAATTTTTGAGAGTCTGTTAACATCTGATGATCCAGACTTATATGCTTGGTTAATGGGGCATCAGCCTTGTCATAATGCTGATTACAAGCGCTTAATCGATCATATTCTTAGTCGTGTCAAAGTATAG
- the ygfZ gene encoding tRNA-modifying protein YgfZ, translating to MIDPIDFADDIPADFICRLDDLNVLNVSGEERIKYLQGQVTADMSKLTAHEALLGCHCDFKGKAWNIFYALEHNDSVLLISHKESAATSLPELKKYGVFAKVDFSQDTQQWACFGGRGPQLETIISELFADVPFEQQQTFSNENGVVMALSSPEPRFMLVLTAKGQAKLADHPNLPLLSSKLWEVLDIQAGIAQLNTATSNEFVPQMMNLQAIDGINFSKGCYMGQEVVARTKFLGKNKRAAFILKASQSVNVTPGEILEAPAGDNWRRGGTVLRAANLNKETWLLAVVANDTEIDSKMRLKEQPATVFTVQSLPYSLE from the coding sequence GTGATAGATCCTATCGATTTTGCGGATGATATCCCCGCTGACTTTATTTGCCGATTAGATGACTTAAATGTCTTGAACGTAAGCGGTGAAGAACGCATTAAGTACTTACAAGGCCAAGTGACTGCTGATATGTCCAAGCTCACAGCTCATGAAGCTCTTCTAGGCTGCCACTGTGATTTTAAGGGTAAAGCGTGGAATATATTTTACGCCTTAGAGCACAATGATTCAGTATTGTTAATCAGTCATAAAGAAAGTGCTGCTACATCACTACCTGAGCTTAAAAAGTACGGAGTGTTTGCCAAGGTGGATTTTTCACAAGACACCCAGCAATGGGCATGTTTTGGTGGTAGAGGACCTCAGTTAGAAACCATTATCAGTGAGTTGTTTGCTGATGTTCCATTTGAACAGCAGCAAACTTTTAGTAATGAGAACGGCGTGGTCATGGCATTAAGTTCCCCTGAGCCAAGGTTTATGCTAGTTCTGACTGCAAAGGGCCAAGCGAAACTTGCGGATCACCCAAACTTACCCTTGTTAAGCAGTAAGCTCTGGGAAGTGCTTGATATTCAAGCTGGGATAGCGCAACTCAATACCGCCACCAGCAATGAATTCGTGCCGCAGATGATGAACCTTCAGGCGATTGATGGGATTAACTTTAGTAAAGGTTGCTACATGGGACAAGAAGTTGTCGCACGTACCAAGTTTCTTGGGAAAAACAAGCGTGCAGCTTTTATACTTAAAGCGTCTCAAAGCGTGAATGTTACCCCAGGCGAGATCCTTGAAGCACCTGCAGGTGATAATTGGCGTAGAGGCGGCACTGTGCTGCGTGCTGCGAACTTAAATAAAGAGACTTGGTTGCTAGCGGTAGTCGCAAACGACACGGAAATTGACTCAAAAATGCGCTTGAAAGAACAGCCTGCAACTGTTTTTACCGTGCAATCCTTGCCATATTCATTAGAATAA
- a CDS encoding peptidylprolyl isomerase, translating into MNITTNTVVTMHFTVSAPDGTQIDSSKEAEPMVFLQGSHYLIQGLEDHLEGKQVGEKFIIDVEPEQAYGERLDTLVQEVPRSMFEGMEIEPGMTFRATTDEGEQSVMILDVDDETVVVDGNHPLSGLTLTFDVEILEVREATEEEISHGHPHTGEGCGHTH; encoded by the coding sequence ATGAATATAACCACCAACACAGTCGTTACCATGCATTTCACCGTAAGTGCTCCTGACGGCACACAAATTGACTCGTCAAAAGAAGCAGAGCCGATGGTGTTTTTGCAAGGCAGTCACTACCTAATTCAAGGATTAGAAGACCACTTGGAAGGCAAACAGGTTGGTGAGAAATTCATTATCGACGTTGAACCAGAGCAAGCATACGGAGAACGCCTTGATACTTTGGTACAAGAGGTACCGCGCTCAATGTTCGAAGGTATGGAAATTGAACCAGGTATGACATTCAGAGCAACTACCGACGAAGGTGAGCAGTCGGTAATGATTCTCGACGTTGATGATGAGACCGTTGTCGTAGATGGTAACCATCCTTTATCAGGTTTGACATTAACATTTGATGTCGAAATTTTAGAAGTACGTGAAGCAACAGAGGAAGAAATATCCCACGGTCATCCTCACACAGGTGAAGGATGTGGTCACACCCATTAA
- the glnB gene encoding nitrogen regulatory protein P-II: MKKIEAIIKPFKMDDVREALAEVGVSGMTVTEVKGFGRQKGHTELYRGAEYNVDFLPKMKLEVVLPDDQVELAIEAIMKTAQTGKIGDGKIFVYEVERVIRIRTGEENEEAV, translated from the coding sequence GTGAAGAAAATCGAAGCGATTATAAAGCCGTTTAAAATGGATGATGTGCGTGAAGCACTTGCAGAAGTGGGTGTTAGTGGTATGACGGTAACTGAAGTAAAAGGCTTCGGACGTCAAAAGGGCCATACCGAGTTATACCGTGGGGCTGAATATAACGTAGACTTCCTACCTAAAATGAAGCTAGAAGTCGTGCTACCAGATGACCAAGTAGAGTTAGCAATTGAAGCTATTATGAAAACGGCTCAAACCGGGAAAATAGGTGATGGTAAAATTTTCGTGTATGAAGTTGAACGCGTCATTCGTATCCGAACGGGTGAGGAAAACGAAGAGGCAGTGTAA
- the nadE gene encoding ammonia-dependent NAD(+) synthetase, translating into MHKQAVIDEMRVKPQIDIEFEIARRVDFIKNHLIASGLKTLVLGISGGIDSCTLGRLAQIAVNQLNVQPNPKYQFVAVRLPYSVQADEADAQLSIDFIQPSQSLSVNIQPGADAIDLQTNQALQAAGLLPTSDNKRDFVKGNVKARTRMIVQYEIAGMLDGLVLGTDHSAENITGFYTKYGDGACDLAPLFGLNKRQVRQIASYLGAPDNLVNKPPTADLESLSPQKSDEQALGMSYDDIDDFLEGKPVSQQVTERLLEIYKKTQHKRIPIPTIYD; encoded by the coding sequence ATGCACAAGCAAGCGGTTATTGACGAGATGCGTGTGAAACCGCAAATAGATATTGAGTTTGAAATAGCGAGACGAGTGGACTTTATTAAGAACCATCTGATTGCTTCGGGGTTGAAAACACTAGTGCTTGGGATCAGTGGGGGGATTGATTCATGCACACTTGGTCGGTTGGCGCAGATTGCAGTTAATCAATTGAATGTACAGCCGAACCCAAAATATCAATTTGTAGCGGTGCGATTGCCATATAGCGTACAAGCAGATGAAGCAGATGCTCAATTGTCGATCGATTTTATTCAACCTAGTCAGTCACTTTCGGTAAATATTCAACCTGGGGCTGATGCGATTGATCTGCAAACCAATCAAGCGCTACAGGCCGCCGGATTACTGCCCACTAGTGACAATAAGCGTGATTTCGTCAAAGGTAATGTTAAAGCAAGAACGCGAATGATTGTTCAATATGAAATCGCGGGCATGTTAGACGGCTTAGTGCTGGGGACGGATCATTCTGCGGAAAATATTACTGGTTTTTATACCAAATACGGCGACGGAGCTTGCGATTTAGCGCCGCTTTTTGGGCTAAATAAACGCCAAGTTCGACAAATTGCTAGCTATCTTGGTGCGCCTGATAATCTGGTAAATAAACCGCCTACCGCTGATTTAGAGAGTTTGAGTCCACAGAAATCGGACGAGCAAGCGCTCGGGATGAGTTATGATGACATCGATGATTTTCTCGAAGGAAAGCCTGTATCACAACAAGTAACAGAACGCCTATTGGAAATTTACAAAAAGACGCAACATAAACGTATACCCATTCCAACAATTTATGATTAA
- a CDS encoding prepilin-type N-terminal cleavage/methylation domain-containing protein produces the protein MKAQSGFSLLEVLIAIAIMLFGIAGYVRLQSHYIKLDHTLNLRQQALSLAARKLDDLQSFSLLQPSEGEISYQNISSDTGGRIAAGEVLLKLWQSQSQTTPFDLHWRVKNMYFVDTDNDDIADSWLPDDDVNLPATLPVIAPKKALQIIVSWQDQFGESLNVTLNSELTPVPFVRSAQVQNTGLGSILPLRVMHQPPTDNLSPLHTLNLTQAVQGIAPAIEVLGDNNMVEIEQTTLELVVPEYQEKYKEAQLVVSCDCRLAENGLGKTPSVTRIEGEALVTQLGQDIVKERGIVADDQHTRCEQCCNDHHDTSGMVDTQNYYRLEDGLKHRHYARLGENSFQEALLIGDEYQEVCRFKRIDGFYHIVPDWELLAITEFDARHLNLENNRNAYTDFIRQRLKAYIQNSTVTVGLDGRNLNLSLGRFQLAAYALYVERLYSEDKAYLNELIADGDERWLALTPFYDINVTLLANWHSSDNQIVNILQQAIQTVENVEQDYYASYQRGLIETLISGRTRVYASMNGSNSGLVGQFPLSPFEALYVVEGSGIEIDVQP, from the coding sequence ATGAAAGCCCAGTCAGGATTCAGTTTGCTAGAAGTATTAATTGCAATTGCCATTATGTTGTTTGGAATAGCGGGCTATGTGCGCCTTCAATCGCATTATATCAAACTGGATCATACTCTTAATCTACGACAGCAGGCGCTTTCATTGGCCGCCAGAAAACTGGATGATTTGCAGAGTTTTAGTTTGTTGCAACCCAGCGAGGGAGAAATTAGTTACCAAAATATTAGTTCTGATACAGGAGGCCGAATAGCAGCGGGTGAAGTTTTATTAAAATTGTGGCAATCGCAGTCTCAAACGACTCCATTTGATTTACATTGGCGCGTGAAGAATATGTATTTTGTCGACACCGATAATGATGATATCGCTGATAGTTGGTTACCGGATGATGATGTAAATTTGCCGGCAACATTGCCAGTGATAGCCCCAAAAAAGGCTTTACAAATTATTGTAAGTTGGCAAGACCAATTTGGTGAGTCGCTTAACGTTACATTAAATAGTGAGTTGACTCCTGTACCTTTTGTCCGTAGCGCGCAGGTGCAAAATACAGGGTTGGGCAGTATTTTACCTTTGCGGGTTATGCATCAGCCGCCGACTGATAACTTAAGCCCGTTGCACACATTAAACCTTACGCAAGCTGTGCAAGGGATAGCGCCCGCTATTGAAGTGTTGGGCGACAATAACATGGTCGAAATAGAGCAAACAACGTTAGAGTTAGTAGTACCTGAGTACCAAGAAAAATATAAAGAAGCGCAGCTGGTGGTAAGTTGTGATTGCCGCTTAGCTGAAAACGGTCTAGGAAAGACACCATCGGTGACAAGGATAGAAGGCGAAGCGTTAGTGACGCAATTGGGTCAGGATATCGTAAAAGAGCGAGGAATAGTCGCAGATGATCAACATACGCGTTGTGAACAATGCTGTAATGATCATCACGATACGAGTGGTATGGTAGATACCCAAAATTACTATCGTTTAGAAGACGGCTTAAAACATCGGCATTATGCGAGATTGGGGGAGAATAGTTTTCAAGAAGCCCTACTGATCGGTGATGAATATCAGGAGGTATGTCGTTTCAAGCGGATAGACGGCTTTTACCACATTGTGCCCGACTGGGAGCTTTTGGCGATTACTGAGTTCGACGCTCGTCATCTAAACCTTGAAAATAATCGAAATGCCTACACTGATTTCATTAGGCAAAGATTGAAAGCGTATATTCAAAACAGCACGGTAACAGTAGGGCTGGATGGCCGAAATTTAAACTTATCACTCGGACGCTTTCAATTAGCTGCTTACGCCCTATACGTGGAACGACTGTATAGTGAGGATAAAGCTTACCTAAACGAGCTTATCGCTGATGGCGATGAACGTTGGTTAGCACTAACACCATTCTATGATATTAACGTGACGTTATTGGCGAATTGGCATTCAAGTGATAACCAAATTGTAAATATCCTTCAACAAGCGATACAAACGGTTGAGAATGTTGAGCAAGATTATTATGCTAGCTACCAAAGAGGGCTTATAGAGACGTTAATATCAGGTCGAACTAGGGTATATGCTTCGATGAATGGTTCAAATAGCGGCTTAGTAGGACAATTTCCCTTATCGCCGTTTGAGGCATTATATGTTGTAGAAGGCAGTGGGATTGAGATCGATGTTCAACCTTAA
- a CDS encoding prepilin cleavage protein, with amino-acid sequence MLIFGRYQRGSSLLELMIAMSLGVSALTAFSAFIGFGLGVDANLLTSSRLNEEFTVVSQLLARDIARAGFNGHASMQITDPLIEARPFANSLIVGRYPDEIAQSCILFAYDRNANGVLDTQNGNENYGYRLRDKAIEMRTAGAGCDDGGWHDLTDPNVVEVSRLYFTLHPLTLGERVLTQIEINIIANLKNQPEVSRQSTLHFMVNNHAQ; translated from the coding sequence ATGTTGATATTTGGTAGATACCAGCGAGGTAGCTCACTGTTAGAACTCATGATTGCTATGTCGTTGGGTGTGTCTGCATTAACGGCATTTTCAGCTTTCATTGGTTTTGGGTTAGGCGTGGACGCAAATTTATTAACGTCTTCTCGGCTGAATGAAGAATTCACTGTGGTCAGTCAGCTTTTGGCACGAGACATTGCTAGAGCGGGGTTCAACGGTCATGCGTCTATGCAGATTACGGATCCTTTAATAGAGGCTCGCCCCTTTGCTAACTCTTTAATAGTCGGGAGATATCCTGATGAAATAGCGCAAAGTTGCATTCTGTTTGCTTATGATCGTAACGCAAATGGTGTACTTGATACCCAAAATGGCAACGAAAATTACGGTTATCGTTTGCGTGATAAGGCAATAGAGATGCGCACGGCTGGTGCGGGATGTGATGATGGTGGATGGCATGATTTAACGGATCCGAATGTGGTGGAAGTCAGTCGTCTTTATTTCACTTTACATCCGCTGACACTCGGTGAGCGTGTGTTAACCCAAATCGAAATAAATATTATCGCCAACTTAAAGAATCAACCTGAGGTTTCACGTCAGAGCACGTTACATTTTATGGTGAATAACCATGCACAGTAA
- a CDS encoding GspH/FimT family pseudopilin, protein MKLYQGMSLLELMVVISISMILMTIGVPSLLDSKQQLHVKQAAQASYFLLQHARASAIASGQRMFVSINSSQAWCLGINASAPCDCQIADSCTLFGVGARIQHIEFSDVRLSQLRFGQNESAVFDGARGLAMGNSGSVVFANGVDELKLIVSNMGRMRLCVQAGEIQAYAQC, encoded by the coding sequence ATGAAACTTTATCAGGGAATGTCATTGTTAGAGCTGATGGTGGTTATATCCATTAGCATGATCCTTATGACTATCGGCGTGCCTTCACTTCTTGATTCAAAGCAACAATTACATGTAAAGCAGGCCGCTCAAGCTAGCTATTTTTTATTACAACATGCTCGTGCTAGTGCGATCGCATCAGGACAAAGAATGTTCGTGAGTATTAATAGCTCTCAAGCCTGGTGTTTAGGAATAAATGCATCTGCGCCTTGTGACTGTCAAATCGCAGACAGTTGCACATTATTCGGTGTGGGAGCTCGTATACAACACATAGAATTTTCAGACGTTAGGCTATCTCAATTGCGCTTTGGCCAAAATGAGAGCGCTGTATTTGATGGAGCAAGAGGCCTTGCTATGGGAAATTCTGGTTCGGTCGTATTTGCTAACGGTGTGGACGAACTGAAGTTGATTGTTAGCAATATGGGACGAATGCGTTTGTGCGTGCAAGCTGGCGAAATACAGGCGTACGCACAATGTTGA
- a CDS encoding type IV pilin protein, with amino-acid sequence MQHSYNLFRPHGFSLLELMIVVAIAGILLLVALPSYQRHIIHSHRFDAQTALLKWQMLQERYRISHNTYASNAALSPPVSDFYDYSVSNISATTFTLQAQATGRQEDDSGCTELSLDQSMAQQPQSCWPQ; translated from the coding sequence ATGCAACACTCCTATAATTTATTTCGTCCCCATGGATTTTCATTACTAGAGCTTATGATAGTGGTCGCCATTGCTGGCATTCTTTTATTAGTAGCGTTACCAAGCTACCAACGCCATATCATTCATAGTCACCGGTTTGACGCGCAAACCGCTTTATTAAAATGGCAAATGCTGCAAGAACGCTATCGCATTTCACACAACACCTATGCGAGCAACGCAGCCCTGTCTCCCCCAGTAAGTGATTTTTATGACTACAGCGTGTCAAATATCTCAGCCACGACTTTCACACTACAAGCTCAAGCGACGGGTCGTCAAGAAGATGATAGCGGCTGCACTGAACTGAGTCTCGACCAATCCATGGCCCAGCAACCGCAAAGTTGTTGGCCTCAATAA
- a CDS encoding GspH/FimT family pseudopilin translates to MKQFYTQQGVTLIELMVSVSIAIALAASVAPSIQATISQNAIAAQMNQISALAQFARGYAINNQSETTFCASADYLACSNDWNQAKIVFVDINGDLQRNDNEPLLASMGIEKSSHDVQGPQVSIRFLANGGANNNADILFCSYETSSNRALMISLQGRIKTSQDNDNNDVHEDRNGDALNCS, encoded by the coding sequence ATGAAACAATTTTATACTCAACAGGGCGTGACACTTATTGAATTAATGGTCAGTGTCAGTATTGCTATTGCCTTAGCAGCAAGCGTGGCCCCTAGTATTCAAGCCACTATTTCACAAAATGCGATCGCAGCGCAGATGAATCAAATCAGTGCCTTAGCGCAATTTGCACGCGGCTATGCCATTAATAATCAGAGTGAAACAACATTTTGTGCCAGTGCAGATTATCTCGCATGCTCTAATGATTGGAATCAGGCAAAAATAGTATTTGTCGATATTAATGGCGATCTGCAACGCAATGACAATGAGCCACTGCTAGCTTCAATGGGGATAGAGAAAAGCAGCCATGACGTGCAAGGTCCACAGGTTTCAATACGTTTTTTAGCCAACGGAGGAGCGAATAACAACGCTGACATCTTATTTTGCAGTTATGAAACGTCTTCGAATCGTGCATTGATGATTAGCCTGCAAGGTCGAATCAAAACCAGCCAAGATAATGATAATAACGATGTTCACGAAGATAGAAATGGCGATGCACTAAACTGCTCTTAG
- a CDS encoding type IV pilin protein, with protein MNKRHPKHQLGPSTCNGFSLMELMIAVAIVGIVSTIAYPSYQSYIVDSKRSVAQSDLMAFAGQLERHKLANFSYAGAGINASDTGSPAIFSAYSPASEADSSKAYNLTIDSLSLGGAAYRIKAQPVIESQGALYYYSDGRKGWDQNVDGSLSAAEFCWRC; from the coding sequence ATGAATAAGAGACATCCCAAACATCAATTGGGACCTAGTACCTGTAACGGTTTTTCGTTGATGGAGCTGATGATTGCGGTCGCCATAGTCGGCATCGTTAGCACCATCGCATATCCAAGTTACCAGAGCTATATCGTAGACAGCAAGCGCAGTGTTGCTCAATCAGATCTAATGGCTTTTGCTGGACAGTTAGAACGGCATAAATTGGCGAATTTTAGCTACGCTGGGGCTGGTATAAATGCGAGTGATACCGGTTCGCCAGCTATATTTTCTGCGTACTCACCGGCCAGTGAGGCTGACAGTAGCAAAGCATACAACCTAACGATTGATTCACTCTCTTTGGGGGGGGCGGCTTATCGAATAAAAGCACAGCCCGTCATCGAAAGTCAGGGCGCTCTTTATTATTACAGTGACGGGCGCAAGGGCTGGGATCAGAATGTTGATGGTAGTTTATCCGCAGCAGAGTTCTGTTGGCGCTGCTGA